One segment of Candidatus Rokuibacteriota bacterium DNA contains the following:
- a CDS encoding carboxymuconolactone decarboxylase family protein: MAVVDPIPREKAPAELQAVYDGLTKRAGRVPDFYGVMAHHPRALKNFLPLYASVMNEGTLEARYKELAYLKTSHLNGCEYCSRAHTPAVKRAGITGEQIGALTFYERSPLFDEKEKAVLLYAERMTRAAGAGLRDMAVGELKRHFTEDQIVELALVTCMANFTNRFNNGLRIEPDLG, encoded by the coding sequence GCGCCTGCCGAGTTGCAGGCCGTGTACGACGGCTTGACGAAGCGGGCCGGGCGCGTGCCGGACTTCTACGGCGTCATGGCTCACCATCCCCGAGCGCTGAAGAACTTCCTGCCGCTCTATGCCTCGGTGATGAACGAGGGCACCCTCGAAGCCCGATACAAGGAGCTGGCCTATCTCAAGACCTCGCACCTGAACGGCTGCGAGTACTGCTCCCGCGCGCACACGCCGGCGGTGAAGCGGGCCGGGATTACCGGCGAGCAGATCGGGGCCCTGACGTTCTACGAGCGGAGTCCGCTCTTCGACGAGAAGGAGAAAGCCGTACTGCTCTACGCCGAGCGGATGACGCGTGCGGCGGGCGCCGGCCTGCGCGACATGGCGGTCGGCGAGCTCAAGCGGCACTTCACAGAAGACCAGATCGTCGAGTTGGCCCTGGTGACCTGCATGGCGAACTTCACCAACCGCTTCAACAACGGCCTCCGCATCGAGCCCGATCTGGGCTAG
- a CDS encoding ABC transporter ATP-binding protein, whose translation MLAVSDLHAFYGKSHILHGVSLCVDEGEIVSLLGRNGVGRSTTIKAIMGDVRAQGSVRFRDEELVGLPPHVIARKGLGYVPENRDIFPGLTVRENLLLGRKSTKQTGRWSYDDVFELFPLLRERADVLGGVLSGGEQQMLTICRTLMGDPELIMIDEPTEGLAPRLVELVSGLLERIAARGVSILLVEQKLTIALRISRRLYVMGHGRIVFEGTPEDLRANAAVRKEWLEV comes from the coding sequence ATGCTGGCCGTCAGCGACCTGCACGCTTTCTACGGCAAGAGCCACATCCTGCACGGCGTGAGCCTGTGTGTTGACGAGGGCGAGATCGTGAGCCTGCTCGGCCGCAACGGCGTCGGCCGCTCGACGACCATCAAGGCAATCATGGGCGACGTCCGGGCGCAGGGCTCCGTGCGCTTCCGCGACGAGGAGCTGGTCGGGCTGCCGCCGCACGTGATCGCCCGGAAGGGCCTGGGCTACGTGCCCGAGAACCGGGACATTTTCCCCGGACTCACCGTGCGAGAGAATCTCCTCCTCGGCAGGAAGTCCACGAAGCAGACCGGGCGGTGGAGCTACGACGACGTCTTCGAGCTCTTCCCGCTCCTGCGGGAGCGCGCCGACGTGCTGGGCGGCGTGCTCTCGGGCGGCGAGCAGCAGATGCTGACCATCTGCCGGACACTGATGGGCGATCCCGAGCTCATCATGATCGACGAGCCCACCGAGGGCCTCGCGCCCCGATTGGTGGAGCTCGTCAGCGGCCTGCTCGAGCGCATCGCCGCGCGGGGCGTCTCCATCCTGCTGGTCGAGCAGAAGCTCACGATCGCGCTCCGTATCAGCCGCCGGCTCTACGTGATGGGCCACGGCCGCATTGTCTTCGAAGGCACGCCGGAGGACCTGCGCGCCAACGCGGCGGTGCGCAAGGAATGGCTCGAGGTCTGA
- a CDS encoding FAD-binding oxidoreductase — protein sequence MLPRTADIVIIGAGAIGSSIAYHLSKRGAGDVVVLEREAIGSGSTSKAAGGIRVQFATRVEIEFSLRGIAFFKRFEDEMGVPCDFRQEGYLFILSSEKDVARFRTNVALQQSMGADVRMIAPDDAKAIVPGLRVDDAVAAVWGPTDGYASPNDVVQAYAARARAGGVRFFEETPVTGIELDDGRKVGAVVTPAGRIETRLVINAAGPQAPLVGKMVGLDLPVDPRKRHIFVTDSFTEIRHPMPLVTDITSGFYCRSEQGAILMSPGDIGAHTEYTASVDWGVLEETVEKAVRRMPALEHAQIRHAWAGLRPLTPDGRGILDWAPGIEGLYLAIGFCGHGFQHSPAAGEMVAELLTTGRTSLDIADLRLGRF from the coding sequence ATGCTGCCGCGGACGGCCGACATCGTCATCATCGGCGCGGGCGCCATCGGCTCGAGCATCGCCTACCACCTCTCGAAGCGCGGCGCCGGCGACGTCGTGGTGCTCGAGCGCGAGGCGATCGGCTCGGGCTCGACGAGCAAGGCCGCGGGCGGTATCCGGGTGCAGTTCGCCACGCGCGTCGAGATCGAGTTCTCCCTGCGGGGCATCGCCTTCTTCAAGCGCTTCGAGGACGAGATGGGCGTGCCGTGCGACTTCCGCCAGGAGGGCTACCTCTTCATCCTGTCGAGCGAGAAGGACGTCGCGCGCTTTCGCACCAACGTAGCGCTCCAGCAAAGCATGGGCGCCGACGTGAGAATGATCGCTCCCGATGACGCGAAGGCCATCGTGCCTGGCCTTCGCGTGGACGACGCGGTCGCGGCCGTCTGGGGCCCGACGGACGGCTACGCCTCGCCCAACGACGTGGTCCAGGCCTACGCGGCCCGCGCCCGGGCGGGCGGGGTCAGGTTCTTCGAGGAAACGCCGGTGACGGGGATCGAACTCGACGACGGCAGGAAGGTCGGCGCGGTCGTGACGCCGGCGGGACGGATCGAGACGCGGCTCGTGATCAACGCCGCCGGGCCGCAAGCGCCGCTGGTCGGGAAGATGGTGGGGCTGGATCTGCCGGTCGACCCCCGGAAACGCCACATCTTCGTCACCGACAGTTTCACGGAGATTAGACACCCGATGCCGCTCGTGACCGACATCACGTCGGGCTTCTACTGCCGGAGCGAGCAGGGCGCGATCCTGATGAGCCCGGGCGACATCGGGGCGCACACGGAGTACACGGCGAGCGTGGACTGGGGCGTGCTGGAGGAGACGGTGGAGAAGGCGGTGCGCCGCATGCCGGCGCTCGAGCACGCCCAGATCCGCCATGCTTGGGCGGGACTGCGGCCGCTCACGCCCGACGGCCGCGGCATCCTCGACTGGGCGCCGGGCATCGAGGGGCTCTATCTCGCCATCGGCTTTTGCGGCCACGGCTTCCAGCACTCGCCCGCGGCCGGCGAGATGGTCGCCGAGCTCCTCACGACGGGGCGCACCAGCCTCGACATCGCCGACTTGAGGCTCGGCCGCTTCTAG
- a CDS encoding TauD/TfdA family dioxygenase, with the protein MPPGRIEGPSAWRGPDMAKSEEWLYRLSTDEIAELDQALERTRTRGLDIIGITREDFPLPRLGPVLDGIHRELLHGRGFVLLRGVPVGRYSIAEAATVYWGIGTYFGRALSQNAKGHVLGHVRDLGYNPDDPNVRIYQTTERQYFHTDSCDLVGLLCLRQARSGGLSAIISSVSVFNVMLARRPDLLPVLFEPFETDRRGEVPAGMKPYFAVPVFNWHAGRLSTIYVRRYIESARRFPEVPPLTARQVEALDVFDSLLEDRDLNLFMDFEPGDIQLLHNHQILHDRTGYVDWPEPARKRHLLRLWLCPPDGRPLPDCFAPRYGSVEISRRGGILVPGTTLSVPLEPC; encoded by the coding sequence ATGCCGCCCGGGCGCATCGAAGGCCCGTCGGCCTGGCGCGGCCCCGACATGGCCAAGTCGGAGGAATGGCTCTACCGGCTCTCCACGGACGAGATCGCCGAGCTCGACCAGGCGCTCGAGCGCACCCGCACGCGCGGCCTCGACATCATCGGGATCACGCGCGAGGACTTCCCCCTGCCCCGACTGGGCCCAGTCCTCGACGGCATCCACCGCGAGCTGCTCCACGGCCGCGGCTTCGTCCTGCTCCGCGGCGTGCCCGTCGGGCGCTACTCGATCGCCGAAGCCGCGACGGTCTACTGGGGCATCGGCACGTACTTCGGCCGCGCGCTCTCGCAGAACGCCAAGGGCCACGTCCTCGGCCACGTGCGCGACCTCGGCTACAACCCAGACGACCCCAACGTCCGCATCTACCAGACGACGGAGCGCCAGTACTTCCACACGGATTCGTGCGACCTCGTGGGCCTCCTCTGCCTGCGCCAGGCGCGCTCCGGTGGACTCTCCGCCATCATCAGCTCGGTCAGCGTCTTCAACGTGATGCTGGCGCGCCGTCCCGACCTCCTGCCCGTCCTCTTCGAACCCTTCGAGACAGACAGACGCGGGGAAGTCCCGGCGGGCATGAAGCCCTACTTCGCGGTGCCCGTCTTCAACTGGCACGCGGGGCGCTTGTCCACCATCTACGTGCGGCGCTACATCGAGTCCGCCCGGCGTTTCCCCGAGGTGCCGCCGCTCACCGCGCGCCAGGTCGAAGCGCTCGATGTATTCGACTCGCTGCTGGAAGACCGCGATCTCAACCTCTTCATGGACTTCGAGCCGGGCGACATCCAGCTGCTGCACAACCACCAGATCCTCCACGACCGGACGGGTTACGTCGACTGGCCCGAGCCCGCGCGCAAGCGCCACCTCCTGCGCCTCTGGCTCTGCCCGCCCGACGGCCGCCCGCTGCCGGACTGCTTCGCGCCGCGCTACGGCAGCGTCGAGATCAGCCGTCGCGGGGGCATCCTCGTCCCCGGCACCACGCTCAGCGTGCCCCTCGAGCCCTGCTAG
- a CDS encoding VOC family protein, producing the protein MRILGIDHIGIASGDLGKHIEIFGDKLGLEIHGFEEKDPYGGLRAAFARVGDTDFEILEDRVPDGDQKVIDQRDIAKFVARRGQGLHHIALRVADIEEAMRDARAAGLTVIDETPRPGARGSKIAFLHPKSTGGILIHFVERPDRG; encoded by the coding sequence ATGCGCATCCTCGGCATCGACCACATCGGCATCGCGTCGGGGGATCTCGGGAAGCACATCGAGATCTTCGGCGACAAGCTCGGCCTCGAGATCCACGGCTTCGAAGAGAAGGACCCCTACGGAGGGCTGCGCGCGGCCTTCGCGCGCGTGGGCGATACCGACTTCGAGATCCTCGAGGACCGCGTGCCCGACGGCGACCAGAAGGTGATCGACCAGCGCGACATCGCGAAGTTCGTCGCCCGGCGCGGCCAGGGCCTCCACCACATCGCACTCCGCGTGGCCGACATCGAAGAGGCCATGCGTGACGCCAGGGCCGCGGGTCTCACTGTCATCGACGAGACGCCGCGTCCCGGCGCGCGAGGCTCGAAGATCGCCTTCCTCCATCCGAAGTCCACGGGCGGCATCCTCATCCATTTCGTGGAACGTCCCGATCGTGGCTGA
- a CDS encoding ABC transporter ATP-binding protein: MSASRARREPTLQRPGTPPAIELVDVRKAFGPTLIIRGVSLAIEAGTRQALIGPNGAGKSTLFNLITGKYPVSGGRIRLRGEDITGRRPYEVNRRGLSRSFQVTNIFPWLSVFENVRCSVLWSLGYRYSFWHWVDAAREVRERTETVLEQLNLAARRHIPAGLLSYAEQRALEIGITIAGGADVILLDEPTSGMSRSETEQVVQLIRQVTAGKTLLMVEHDMSVVFDLADRIAVLVYGEVIAHDTPARIRASAAVQEAYLGVPQGAG; encoded by the coding sequence GTGAGCGCCTCGCGAGCGCGCCGCGAGCCGACGCTTCAACGGCCCGGAACACCGCCGGCGATCGAGCTGGTCGACGTCCGCAAGGCCTTCGGTCCCACGCTGATCATCCGCGGCGTGAGCCTCGCCATCGAGGCGGGCACGCGGCAGGCCCTCATCGGTCCTAACGGCGCTGGTAAATCGACGCTCTTCAACTTGATCACCGGCAAGTACCCCGTCTCGGGCGGGCGCATCCGGCTCAGGGGCGAGGACATCACCGGGCGGCGTCCCTACGAGGTCAACCGCCGGGGACTGAGCCGCTCCTTCCAGGTGACGAACATTTTCCCCTGGCTGAGCGTCTTCGAGAACGTGCGGTGCAGCGTGCTGTGGTCGCTGGGCTACCGCTATTCGTTCTGGCACTGGGTGGACGCGGCGCGCGAGGTGCGGGAACGCACCGAGACGGTGCTCGAACAGCTCAACCTCGCGGCGCGGCGTCACATACCGGCCGGCCTCCTGTCCTACGCCGAGCAGCGCGCGCTGGAGATCGGCATCACCATCGCGGGTGGCGCCGACGTGATCCTGCTCGACGAGCCGACCTCGGGCATGAGCCGCAGCGAGACCGAGCAGGTCGTCCAGCTCATCCGCCAGGTGACGGCGGGCAAGACGCTGCTCATGGTGGAGCACGACATGAGCGTCGTCTTCGACCTCGCCGACCGGATCGCCGTGCTCGTGTACGGCGAGGTCATCGCGCACGACACGCCCGCGCGCATCCGCGCGAGCGCGGCCGTGCAGGAGGCATACCTCGGCGTGCCCCAGGGCGCGGGCTGA
- a CDS encoding methyltransferase domain-containing protein, translating into MDETKLHAFMGKFVTDMGGALMMAVVLIGEELGLYKAMADGRAVSADALAARCRCNPRLVREWLDANAAAGYLEHADGGYRLPPEQAMALANENSPVFVAPGTNVVGACFTDIDKVLDAFRGDGGLPWGQHHHRLFHGTEKFFRPGYKARLTTAWLPALDGIVVKLEAGAKVADVGCGHGASTIIMAGAYPKSRFFGFDIHAPSVEVARTRAAEAGVADRVTFTAAAAKGYAERGFDLICFFDCLHDMGDPVGAARHARQALSDDGTIMLVEPFAGDSVADNSNPVGRLYYAVSSMICTPNSLSQEVGLGLGAQAGERRLAAVMAEAGFSRFRRATETPFNLILEARK; encoded by the coding sequence ATGGACGAGACCAAGCTGCACGCGTTCATGGGCAAGTTCGTCACCGACATGGGCGGCGCCCTCATGATGGCCGTGGTCCTGATCGGCGAGGAGCTCGGGCTGTACAAGGCCATGGCCGACGGCCGGGCGGTCAGCGCCGACGCGCTGGCCGCCCGGTGCCGCTGCAATCCCCGCCTCGTGCGCGAGTGGCTCGACGCCAACGCGGCCGCCGGCTACCTGGAGCACGCGGACGGCGGCTACCGCCTTCCGCCGGAGCAGGCGATGGCCCTCGCCAACGAGAACTCTCCGGTCTTCGTCGCCCCCGGGACCAACGTCGTCGGCGCCTGCTTCACCGACATCGACAAGGTGCTCGACGCGTTCCGGGGAGACGGCGGCCTGCCCTGGGGCCAGCACCACCACCGGCTGTTTCACGGGACAGAGAAGTTCTTCAGGCCGGGGTACAAGGCCCGCCTGACCACCGCGTGGCTGCCGGCCCTGGACGGGATCGTGGTCAAGCTCGAGGCCGGCGCCAAGGTCGCCGACGTCGGCTGCGGCCACGGGGCGTCGACGATCATCATGGCAGGGGCGTACCCGAAGTCGCGCTTCTTCGGCTTCGACATCCACGCGCCGTCCGTCGAGGTGGCCCGCACCCGCGCGGCGGAAGCCGGCGTCGCAGACCGTGTCACATTCACGGCCGCCGCGGCCAAGGGCTACGCCGAGCGGGGATTCGACCTGATCTGCTTCTTCGACTGCCTGCACGACATGGGCGATCCGGTCGGCGCCGCCCGCCACGCCCGCCAGGCCCTCAGCGACGACGGCACGATCATGCTGGTCGAGCCGTTCGCCGGCGACAGCGTGGCGGACAACTCGAATCCCGTGGGGCGGCTGTACTACGCCGTGTCCAGCATGATCTGCACGCCCAATTCCCTGTCGCAGGAGGTCGGGCTCGGCCTCGGCGCGCAGGCCGGTGAGCGCCGCCTCGCCGCGGTCATGGCCGAGGCCGGCTTCAGCCGCTTTCGCCGGGCGACAGAGACCCCGTTCAACCTGATCCTCGAGGCGCGCAAGTAA
- a CDS encoding cyclase family protein produces MATSRWKHRPEGSTWGDFGPDDQIGRLNLITPEKVKQGVAEVREGRTFCLSLPLDYPGGAVLNPRRTPPVLSATGTEERPRYNMPLSVYNPLHTDVVCDDRVLLTLQYSTQWDSLCHVGAHFDADGDGKAEPLFYNGHRANVDVVGPIDYRTGEKTTEPIGARRLGVENMAAHGIQGRGVLVDLHAHFGAERKMVSRDDLLRVMDQDKVVVEKGDMLLLHSGFSQAILDMKRNPDGEKLASSYAVLDGRDDALLQWITDSGIASLIADNYGVEAVPSRPGGPAPHAGLPLHQHCLFKLGVNLGEMFYLTELAAWLRQHKRSRFLLTAPPLRLPGAVGSPATPIATV; encoded by the coding sequence ATGGCAACTTCTCGATGGAAGCACCGCCCGGAAGGATCCACCTGGGGAGACTTCGGCCCCGACGACCAGATCGGGCGCTTGAATCTGATCACGCCCGAGAAGGTCAAGCAGGGCGTGGCCGAGGTGCGCGAGGGCCGCACGTTCTGTCTCAGCCTCCCGCTCGACTACCCGGGCGGCGCCGTGCTCAACCCGCGGCGCACCCCGCCCGTCCTCTCGGCGACGGGCACCGAAGAGAGACCGCGCTACAACATGCCGCTGTCCGTCTACAACCCGCTGCACACCGACGTGGTCTGTGACGACCGCGTGCTGCTGACGCTCCAGTATTCCACGCAGTGGGACAGCCTCTGCCACGTCGGCGCCCACTTCGACGCCGACGGCGATGGTAAGGCCGAGCCGCTGTTCTACAACGGCCACCGCGCCAACGTGGACGTGGTCGGTCCCATCGACTACCGCACGGGCGAGAAGACGACGGAGCCCATCGGCGCGCGCCGGCTGGGCGTCGAGAACATGGCGGCGCACGGCATCCAGGGGCGCGGCGTCTTGGTGGACCTTCACGCCCACTTCGGCGCCGAGCGGAAGATGGTGAGCCGCGACGACCTGCTGCGCGTCATGGACCAGGACAAGGTGGTCGTCGAGAAGGGCGATATGCTGCTGCTTCACTCGGGGTTCAGCCAGGCCATCCTCGACATGAAGCGGAATCCCGACGGCGAGAAGCTCGCCTCGTCCTACGCCGTGCTCGACGGCCGCGACGATGCGCTCCTGCAATGGATCACCGACAGCGGCATCGCGTCCCTCATCGCCGACAACTACGGCGTCGAGGCCGTGCCGTCGCGCCCCGGCGGCCCCGCGCCGCACGCGGGACTGCCCCTCCACCAGCACTGCCTCTTCAAGCTCGGGGTCAACCTCGGCGAGATGTTCTACCTGACGGAACTCGCGGCCTGGCTCCGCCAGCACAAGCGCAGCCGCTTCCTCCTGACCGCGCCGCCGCTCCGGCTTCCCGGCGCCGTCGGATCACCCGCGACGCCCATCGCGACGGTCTGA